The sequence TTATTAggactcattgtcagtcatgATCTTGAGTCATCAATTAGATTACGTTTTGCCCAACTCAGATACTCCACTGCCCCAACAGAATACCCTGATGCCCGCCCACTCCTAAAGAAAATGGTTCTGACACTACATCTCCTTTTCAATATAAGAAGATACCCATCAGATTCAAGCCATCACTCGTTGCTCGCTTGAATGGTTAAATGAAATGAACCGCGGGTAGAACTCGTACCAATGCTGTCCATACGAGGCAGGGGCTTGTGCGTTAAGGGGTTAAGGAGGATCGGTTGAATAGACAAGTGGAAGTAGCTCACCGGAAAATCGATATCGCCGTCGAAACCCGTTCTCGATGACAGGCGAGGCGAGGAGGAAGACTGTGCCGGGTGAACTATTATTCTTGCGCTCACGGGAAGTGCGTTCAGTCTGGCCTCTTCCTGTCGTCTCCGTTGCTCGTGTTCCCTTCCCTGCTTCGCTCTACGAACAAcagcattacattatatcgcagcGATCCGAAAGAGGAAGCTCATTGTGCCCTGTCTAGGTGTTTGTTTTATTAACACTGCTTCGCAACGATGCGCTAACTCGCGGCCTTAGCGCCCGCTAAATTGCGACCCCACCGTCCCTCTATATTTATCCTTTCACCTACGACACGCCATGGATCTTCAGCGTCATAATAACGAGACCAACACTGCTCCGTCTTTACGAGCTGTTGGGTTACTAAGTTTCCGACACAGTTTCAAACAGCTTGCAACTTAGCTACCAGTGCCGTAGGCTTTCCTAAGGATAATGGGGATCTAGGATAAGCAAAAGCCCTGGTGtggattaattttaatataaatatattcagaattaaaattttgaaaagtgtCGCCTAAGTCAATGAACGATCTTAGGACCCTAAATGCCTATGTCCCTTTTTGAACCACCCTgcatttaaatagaaattaatggAAAAGCTCGGTTCGTTTAGTTATAATTCAATATTAAACCACCAAATTCCATTTCATTACCTGCTATCCTCTTGCCTCCTCCTTTCAGCCTCGAGCCTCCATCTTTCTTGCTCATATCGCTGTCTGTCCTGCTCCTGCCGCTGCCTGTCTTGCTCCATGGTCCTTCTGGACTCGTTCAGGACTAAATTGGCTGGAATAAGACTCGTGTCTTGTCTCCTCCTGAGCTCCTCGAGCCTCGCGCGATCGTCGTAGCCGTGTCTCGTGTTCTCTGACCTCGTTCTTCCAGCTTGACTTCTTCTAGCCTGTTCCTCCATCAATTCTTTCCTTCTCCTGTCCGCGTCCCGTCTCGCAGCCTCCAGTCTCTTCCGTTGCTCTTCGTATCGCCTTGACTGCAACCTTCTCGCCTCTTCTTCTCGTCTCAAAGCCTCTTTCCTCAGTTGCTCCTCTTCCAGCCTTTCCCTCTCGCGGATCCTATCCTCCTCCGTCCTCCTCGATGCCTCCTTCCTTCTTCTCTCCTCCACGAAGCTTCGGGGATCAATATTCGTCGGAGCCGATGGGCCGTGATTTCTTCTTCCGTTACCCTGGCCGGGATACCTTGACCAATTATACGCCCTCGACCAGTCGTCCATTTTCTTCCTTTGATCCACGGAACTTCCGTTCCCGCTCGTCACATGCACTGGCTGATTTCGACGAATGTACTCCTGCAACTTGCGCTCCTCCTCTATCCGTCTGCGCTCTTCGTCCTGCCTCCTTCgaatttcttcttctctctgtCTATCTGCAGGATTAATCGGTCGATTGCGTTGCATGTATTCCTTCAGCTTCTCCTCGCGTTCCCTCTCCTGCTGCTCTCTGAATCTTCTCTCAGGATCTACATAGTAGGGTCCGCTCTCGTTGGAGGCTGCCCGCATGGCGTACAATAAGTTAGAGGGTTCGTTTCTAGCCTGTTGTCTCCTTctctcatcttcttcttcttgtcttcTCTTCAGCATCCACTCCCTCCTTCTCTGCTCTAGGTGTCTTCTGTCCAACTCCTGCTGTCGTCTTCTTTCAGTTTCCCAATCACGTCTTCTCATGGCCTCCGCCTCCTGGTGCCTCCTTTCTTCATCGTAGGTGGAGGTATGAGGATAAGATTCATATCTTCTGGGAGAGGCAACCAATTCCTGCGGACGCTCTCGGTGTTCTTCAGGCGACTGCCACCTGCTGGATGTTCTTCGCGCCTCCTGCTGTAGCCGTCGCTGTCTCTCTTCTTCTTGCCTCGTTCTTTCCTGAAGAGATCTCTCATACTCCTGCTTGATCCTTTCTACCTCGGAATTAGTTCGATTCTCAACGTGACCTCGTCTTCGCGCCTCCTCGAGCCTCCTCCTCTCCTCTTCCTTCCTCCTTCGCTCGTAGTCCTGTCTTCGTCGTTGATTCTCCGTCTGTAGTTCGTCGCTCGACACTACGCCCTCGTCCTCACCGAAGCCCCAGATCTGACGCTTCGAACGACCTTCGGTCCGAAGTTGCTCATCAGCGACAGAGTCGTCGAGCCACAGTATCCTGCGACGCTGATGAGCCGGTACCAAACTGTCGGCCGACTTCGCTTCCTCCTCTTCGAAAGCTTCACGTTTAGCTATATCAGAATTAGAACCCTCTCCGGCCGTCTTCTGATCACCGCCGGTCGAGTTCTGACCATTCGACTTGCCCAAGTCCCCACGGACGGGCAATTTCTCGGGTCGCCCTTTGTCGTCGGAGTCCGAATAACGAGTCGCCTCCATGTCCCCTCTGTTCTGTTTGATCCCCTTCGTGGTGGTCTCCAACTTCTTCAGCCTCACCAGTTCATCCATctcgtcctcctcctcctcaaCCGAGGAGAAGTCGTACATGTCCAGGGAGATGGGTGTTACACCTGGCCACGTGTCCATGGCTGCTATGGGAGCCTTGTCTCTACCACCAGAGTCTATAGACCTCTTCTGCTTGTATTTTGTAGCGGCCAGACCCTCGCAACCCACTTGCAACTCCGGTACACCGCCTATGCTGAACGGGTCGCTGTTCGGAGGCACCTCTGTGCTTAAATCGTCGAAAGAGTTGGATTGTTTGTAGAACATCTTCGGGCTGGTTGACTTGTAGTCCGTCGTCTTAGCCTTCCAGTCCGCTTGGCTCGTCTTCTTAGGTGTCTTACCTTTGCCCTTTAGCAGGTACCTCGTCAGGGGCACATGGTTTAACGGATAGAGTCTGAGCAGGTCCAATTTGTATATCTCCATGGAGCCTGGTCCTTGATCTTGAAACGTGTCGTCGGCTATGAAAGGATCCTCCAATTCGGACAGAGCCAAGGATGGCTGCTCCGAATCCTTTGTCCCTCCCCCATCAATTTTCTGCTCCGTGAACTTTTTACGACGCTGCTTGTCTTCGACTAAAGGTGAAAAATCGTCATCGTCGCCGCCGCTGTTACCCTTGCTCTTCGAGTGCAACGAATCCTTGTCGAGGTAGTTGGTCTTGAAGGACTGCAACGGGGATGCTGTAAAGAGTTCATACGTGAGTGAGCTGAGGTGATTGCGAATCGCAGCCGGTATGATTCTGGTTTCAGATACGTGACCCAATCTTTGGGATCAGACGCCTTCTGTTGGGAAAGTGGCGGCTGGAGAAATGCTATTCTTGTATGAGGAATATGCTTTCAGTTATTCTAGACATATTTTGGTTTCTGAGAAAGCATCATAAagcaaaaatgaagaaattaaagagtgatataaaaaaaagtgaagaaaGGAAGCAACTTATGGGACCTTCAACTGGTAACACGTCTTCTGCTGCATACTGCCCATGCATCTAGTGTAACCATAACATGAAGGAATGGCAATGATCAAATCAGTGAGGTATCAAATGTCAAACGTACCGGTGCTGGTAGAGCTCGACCTTCGCGAGCCGATCGGAACTCGTTGGTAAAGCTCATGCTGCGGGGCCAAAGGGGAGTATTGATCGAGAGAAAAGCGAGAGGAGTTGAGGCTGGCTGTCCCCACCACGTTCGCGTAGAGCCAGACCGTGGCCAGAACCACTGTCACCCCTGGCTGCATTCTCCTGCAATCAAACGGATCCTCTGGTGACTTCTTTTTCTCTGGTTGGTTAAGAGACCAGCTCTGCTTTCTTATTAAAAGCGAATCCCAATCGACAACTCTGAAGAAtcaatttctttctattttgcatAAACATATGCAAGGATTAAGTTTAAACAGCTGTAAATGTCCAAAAAACATACACAgggttatttttaaaaaagcttTCTCTATATCGATGGTGTTTTTCAGTGACAAACTGATTTCTATGAAACTTTGTCTACAACCTCCCTGGGGTACTAAAAAGTCCGACATTTTGATCCCTTCGATTCCCTTCTTCTTCGCCCTTTCAAAAGTGCAGTATTTCTCGGGAATGGTTGAAACAATTTGCATGAAATATTGTACATAAGTTCTTTGAAGCACAGCAACCAAGGAACCCATGTGTAAAGTTTCATGAATATTGACGCAGCCATTCTCCAGGAACACCGAACCACCAATATCTGGGAAGATGGAGGAAAATCGTTTCTTAGTGGTTACCTAAGCTATAAAAGGAAAGTGTCTGCAAAATTTCAGCTTCATAGATTCAGCGGTTTATACGTTGGACGAGCTGCGTTTAGGTTATGTGTAACATAccgattaggttaggttaggtggcCCTGTATCGCATTACACTTTCTATGTTAATggtgaggaagaaaaaaaaaaaagaaatgtggaGTGCTTCAGAAGACAGTTATGCAGGAATTGAATTAGGAAATTCTTCCACATCCGACCTAACCTTATCAgactataattttaataatcttcAAGGAATTTCCAGCAACAACAATTGTTcagtttcaaatttaaattaaagaattctTCGTCTTAAAACGAaggtctttttaaaattttaaattgataaattgCCCGGGAGTAGAACAATGCAGTCGCGTCCATGATTGATCGATTGCTTAAACCATTTTAAAAGATTAACAAAGCGACAGGGATTTATGCACCGGCCCGATAAATCCGACACCCAATCGCGAAGGGTTAAAATCCAACACTCATGCAGTTTGCACCCCCTCCTTCGACAAAGCAATCAAACTCCGTGCCACTCCGGCGATACGCGGGTAGCTGACGTCACCGATGGCACCCCAAAAAACAAGGGGTCTATCGTTTGCAAACCAGACACCATGACCTTCCCCTCGGTGGTGAATTGGAGGTTGCATACCAGGTAACGAGATCACATCCGTCGTCAGGCTGGAAAGCTGCCCTATCGATTTCGCGACACTCGATTGGCCCTCAAGAATCTCCTCAAATGTCCTCGAGGCTTCTGTTCCCGTTGCTGAAATTTCCCGTCGCTTTGTGCCTTGAAAGCGAGCCTCTTCCGTAGCCTCGTAGAAAGAGAAGCAACAATCGCTCCTCTAACCGAAAGTGCACAGAGATCAAGTGATCTTGACACACTGTCGCTGCCAGGTCGACGTCTAAACTTAACtctggcaattgcagctcgtgTGTACACGTATGCAGAATGTCATGATCGACTTCCGGCAACTGACGTTTCGTGTCGGCTGATTCCTCGTAGCCTGGTCACGTCACGGCCCAAGGAACGCGCCAAGAGGTTGTCAATTG comes from Osmia lignaria lignaria isolate PbOS001 chromosome 8, iyOsmLign1, whole genome shotgun sequence and encodes:
- the LOC117606543 gene encoding uncharacterized protein LOC117606543 isoform X2; amino-acid sequence: MRMQPGVTVVLATVWLYANVVGTASLNSSRFSLDQYSPLAPQHELYQRVPIGSRRSSSTSTASPLQSFKTNYLDKDSLHSKSKGNSGGDDDDFSPLVEDKQRRKKFTEQKIDGGGTKDSEQPSLALSELEDPFIADDTFQDQGPGSMEIYKLDLLRLYPLNHVPLTRYLLKGKGKTPKKTSQADWKAKTTDYKSTSPKMFYKQSNSFDDLSTEVPPNSDPFSIGGVPELQVGCEGLAATKYKQKRSIDSGGRDKAPIAAMDTWPGVTPISLDMYDFSSVEEEEDEMDELVRLKKLETTTKGIKQNRGDMEATRYSDSDDKGRPEKLPVRGDLGKSNGQNSTGGDQKTAGEGSNSDIAKREAFEEEEAKSADSLVPAHQRRRILWLDDSVADEQLRTEGRSKRQIWGFGEDEGVVSSDELQTENQRRRQDYERRRKEEERRRLEEARRRGHVENRTNSEVERIKQEYERSLQERTRQEEERQRRLQQEARRTSSRWQSPEEHRERPQELVASPRRYESYPHTSTYDEERRHQEAEAMRRRDWETERRRQQELDRRHLEQRRREWMLKRRQEEEDERRRQQARNEPSNLLYAMRAASNESGPYYVDPERRFREQQEREREEKLKEYMQRNRPINPADRQREEEIRRRQDEERRRIEEERKLQEYIRRNQPVHVTSGNGSSVDQRKKMDDWSRAYNWSRYPGQGNGRRNHGPSAPTNIDPRSFVEERRRKEASRRTEEDRIRERERLEEEQLRKEALRREEEARRLQSRRYEEQRKRLEAARRDADRRRKELMEEQARRSQAGRTRSENTRHGYDDRARLEELRRRQDTSLIPANLVLNESRRTMEQDRQRQEQDRQRYEQERWRLEAERRRQEDSRAKQGREHEQRRRQEEARLNALPVSARIIVHPAQSSSSPRLSSRTGFDGDIDFPGVNPYRRGVEVPNFPAAATRRPPVQSPPACVWAVVQCCPFNTNRLVTCFESMGCPGVNWDPNPCRGSITKAARQQITKFYAESEEENRGL
- the LOC117606543 gene encoding uncharacterized protein LOC117606543 isoform X1, with the translated sequence MSPPLPLSLGMPEEGEMPAEAFLQWRMQPGVTVVLATVWLYANVVGTASLNSSRFSLDQYSPLAPQHELYQRVPIGSRRSSSTSTASPLQSFKTNYLDKDSLHSKSKGNSGGDDDDFSPLVEDKQRRKKFTEQKIDGGGTKDSEQPSLALSELEDPFIADDTFQDQGPGSMEIYKLDLLRLYPLNHVPLTRYLLKGKGKTPKKTSQADWKAKTTDYKSTSPKMFYKQSNSFDDLSTEVPPNSDPFSIGGVPELQVGCEGLAATKYKQKRSIDSGGRDKAPIAAMDTWPGVTPISLDMYDFSSVEEEEDEMDELVRLKKLETTTKGIKQNRGDMEATRYSDSDDKGRPEKLPVRGDLGKSNGQNSTGGDQKTAGEGSNSDIAKREAFEEEEAKSADSLVPAHQRRRILWLDDSVADEQLRTEGRSKRQIWGFGEDEGVVSSDELQTENQRRRQDYERRRKEEERRRLEEARRRGHVENRTNSEVERIKQEYERSLQERTRQEEERQRRLQQEARRTSSRWQSPEEHRERPQELVASPRRYESYPHTSTYDEERRHQEAEAMRRRDWETERRRQQELDRRHLEQRRREWMLKRRQEEEDERRRQQARNEPSNLLYAMRAASNESGPYYVDPERRFREQQEREREEKLKEYMQRNRPINPADRQREEEIRRRQDEERRRIEEERKLQEYIRRNQPVHVTSGNGSSVDQRKKMDDWSRAYNWSRYPGQGNGRRNHGPSAPTNIDPRSFVEERRRKEASRRTEEDRIRERERLEEEQLRKEALRREEEARRLQSRRYEEQRKRLEAARRDADRRRKELMEEQARRSQAGRTRSENTRHGYDDRARLEELRRRQDTSLIPANLVLNESRRTMEQDRQRQEQDRQRYEQERWRLEAERRRQEDSRAKQGREHEQRRRQEEARLNALPVSARIIVHPAQSSSSPRLSSRTGFDGDIDFPGVNPYRRGVEVPNFPAAATRRPPVQSPPACVWAVVQCCPFNTNRLVTCFESMGCPGVNWDPNPCRGSITKAARQQITKFYAESEEENRGL
- the LOC117606543 gene encoding uncharacterized protein LOC117606543 isoform X3 — protein: MQPGVTVVLATVWLYANVVGTASLNSSRFSLDQYSPLAPQHELYQRVPIGSRRSSSTSTASPLQSFKTNYLDKDSLHSKSKGNSGGDDDDFSPLVEDKQRRKKFTEQKIDGGGTKDSEQPSLALSELEDPFIADDTFQDQGPGSMEIYKLDLLRLYPLNHVPLTRYLLKGKGKTPKKTSQADWKAKTTDYKSTSPKMFYKQSNSFDDLSTEVPPNSDPFSIGGVPELQVGCEGLAATKYKQKRSIDSGGRDKAPIAAMDTWPGVTPISLDMYDFSSVEEEEDEMDELVRLKKLETTTKGIKQNRGDMEATRYSDSDDKGRPEKLPVRGDLGKSNGQNSTGGDQKTAGEGSNSDIAKREAFEEEEAKSADSLVPAHQRRRILWLDDSVADEQLRTEGRSKRQIWGFGEDEGVVSSDELQTENQRRRQDYERRRKEEERRRLEEARRRGHVENRTNSEVERIKQEYERSLQERTRQEEERQRRLQQEARRTSSRWQSPEEHRERPQELVASPRRYESYPHTSTYDEERRHQEAEAMRRRDWETERRRQQELDRRHLEQRRREWMLKRRQEEEDERRRQQARNEPSNLLYAMRAASNESGPYYVDPERRFREQQEREREEKLKEYMQRNRPINPADRQREEEIRRRQDEERRRIEEERKLQEYIRRNQPVHVTSGNGSSVDQRKKMDDWSRAYNWSRYPGQGNGRRNHGPSAPTNIDPRSFVEERRRKEASRRTEEDRIRERERLEEEQLRKEALRREEEARRLQSRRYEEQRKRLEAARRDADRRRKELMEEQARRSQAGRTRSENTRHGYDDRARLEELRRRQDTSLIPANLVLNESRRTMEQDRQRQEQDRQRYEQERWRLEAERRRQEDSRAKQGREHEQRRRQEEARLNALPVSARIIVHPAQSSSSPRLSSRTGFDGDIDFPGVNPYRRGVEVPNFPAAATRRPPVQSPPACVWAVVQCCPFNTNRLVTCFESMGCPGVNWDPNPCRGSITKAARQQITKFYAESEEENRGL